The Fimbriimonas ginsengisoli Gsoil 348 genome window below encodes:
- a CDS encoding aldo/keto reductase family protein translates to MRYRQLGRYGIRVSEVSLGGWLTQGRTIDDATTENIVRKAFDLGINLFDTADVYNRGEAELSLGKATAGLKREELVIATKCYFPMSDRPNDRGLGRKHITESVHASLKRLRTDYIDLMQFHRFDADTPMDETVRAIDDLVRQGKVLYWGVSEWQAHQITELVHTARSLNANPPASNQPQYHMLNPGIEKSVLPTCQQFGLGNIVFSPLAQGVLTGKYLPGQPAPEGSRGADETSNNFMQGMLNDETLTRVQRLKDYANEMGHPLARFALAWCLRQPGVSSVIVGASRPEQIEANAEASGVELPAEVWQRAAEILEGKE, encoded by the coding sequence ATGCGCTATCGCCAGTTGGGACGGTATGGGATCCGGGTGAGTGAGGTCTCGCTCGGCGGATGGCTTACGCAGGGGCGGACAATCGATGATGCGACCACCGAGAACATCGTGCGCAAGGCGTTCGACCTCGGCATCAATCTGTTCGACACCGCCGACGTGTACAACCGCGGCGAAGCCGAGCTCTCGCTGGGGAAAGCGACCGCCGGATTGAAGCGCGAAGAGCTTGTCATCGCGACCAAGTGCTACTTCCCGATGAGCGACCGCCCGAATGACCGGGGGCTGGGGCGGAAGCACATCACGGAATCGGTCCATGCCTCCCTCAAGCGTCTGCGGACCGACTATATCGACCTGATGCAGTTTCATCGGTTCGATGCGGACACGCCGATGGACGAAACCGTGCGCGCCATCGACGACCTCGTTCGGCAGGGGAAGGTGCTGTATTGGGGAGTCAGCGAGTGGCAGGCCCACCAGATCACGGAGCTGGTTCACACCGCGCGCAGCCTGAACGCGAACCCGCCGGCGAGCAATCAGCCGCAGTACCACATGCTCAATCCGGGAATTGAGAAATCGGTTCTGCCGACTTGCCAGCAGTTCGGTTTGGGGAACATCGTGTTCTCTCCGTTAGCACAGGGTGTTCTAACCGGTAAGTATCTGCCGGGCCAGCCGGCGCCGGAGGGATCGCGAGGCGCGGACGAGACCTCCAACAATTTCATGCAGGGCATGCTCAACGACGAGACCCTGACCCGAGTCCAGCGCCTCAAGGATTACGCGAACGAGATGGGGCACCCGTTGGCGCGGTTCGCGCTGGCGTGGTGTCTTCGGCAGCCGGGCGTGAGCTCGGTCATCGTCGGCGCCTCGCGACCGGAGCAGATCGAAGCGAACGCCGAGGCGAGCGGAGTGGAGCTGCCGGCCGAGGTGTGGCAACGGGCGGCCGAGATCCTCGAGGGCAAGGAATGA
- a CDS encoding aspartate kinase gives MRIKVMKFGGTSVATAEARMTSAMRVISAKEQGFRPVVVVSAIGRKGAPYATDTLINVLREIDPNVEPEPRELDLLIACGEILSSVIFAHTLKTLGHPAQSFRGGQAGIRTDGVYGNARIVGINPVSLFRSIEAGNIPVVCGFQGVYVAGDGAPGGELTTLGRGGSDTTGAAIGAALNADAVEIFTDVDGVKTADPDAVPTAPTLRTVTYDEVAEIAHLGAKVVHPRAAEIAMNYHIPLWVKNTFSDDEGTEIVTREQFPGRRVTGVTHTGKLVFLQFNLSNVDGAERAMLEGRIYETMARYGVNLFMLNLSPSSTGFALPRSQYPIVKDVLDGLVVPGAGSATERPLYLFQIGQHASREVETQAALLEPLGQIRRVVAQLTEGCTMVSLVGHEYMQQPGVFLAVLRTLADGQVTVLQTSDSDYSLSVLVPEAETNRAVRLLHDRFGLAEVR, from the coding sequence ATGCGAATTAAGGTGATGAAGTTTGGGGGCACGAGCGTCGCTACCGCCGAGGCGCGGATGACGTCGGCGATGCGGGTGATCTCGGCGAAGGAGCAGGGGTTCCGGCCCGTCGTGGTGGTCAGCGCGATCGGGCGGAAAGGGGCTCCGTATGCCACGGATACGCTGATCAACGTGCTCCGGGAGATTGACCCGAACGTGGAGCCGGAGCCGCGCGAGCTGGATCTGCTGATCGCTTGCGGAGAGATCCTTTCTTCGGTGATCTTCGCCCACACGCTCAAGACTCTCGGACATCCGGCCCAGTCGTTCCGCGGCGGACAGGCGGGTATCCGGACCGATGGCGTCTATGGCAACGCCCGGATCGTCGGAATCAATCCGGTAAGTCTTTTCCGAAGCATCGAAGCGGGAAATATCCCGGTCGTGTGCGGTTTCCAGGGGGTGTACGTGGCGGGTGACGGTGCTCCCGGGGGCGAACTTACGACGCTTGGGCGCGGGGGCTCGGATACCACCGGAGCAGCCATCGGCGCCGCGTTGAATGCCGACGCGGTCGAGATCTTCACCGACGTGGACGGCGTGAAGACGGCCGACCCGGACGCGGTCCCGACGGCGCCCACCCTGCGAACCGTCACCTACGACGAAGTGGCTGAGATCGCCCACCTGGGGGCGAAGGTGGTGCATCCGCGCGCGGCGGAGATCGCGATGAACTACCACATCCCGCTGTGGGTGAAGAACACCTTCTCCGACGATGAGGGAACCGAGATCGTGACCCGCGAGCAGTTCCCGGGCCGGCGAGTGACCGGCGTTACCCACACCGGCAAACTCGTCTTCCTCCAGTTCAACTTGTCGAACGTCGACGGCGCCGAGCGGGCGATGCTGGAGGGGCGGATCTATGAGACGATGGCGCGCTATGGGGTCAACCTCTTCATGTTAAACCTCAGCCCCAGCAGCACTGGATTCGCGCTTCCGCGCAGCCAGTATCCGATCGTCAAGGACGTATTAGACGGTCTGGTAGTCCCCGGGGCGGGAAGCGCGACCGAGCGCCCTCTCTACCTCTTTCAAATCGGACAGCACGCCTCGCGCGAAGTCGAGACCCAGGCGGCGCTGCTGGAGCCGCTCGGGCAGATCCGGCGAGTGGTGGCGCAGCTTACCGAGGGGTGCACGATGGTCTCGCTCGTCGGACACGAATATATGCAGCAGCCGGGGGTCTTCCTCGCCGTGCTCCGAACCTTGGCTGACGGCCAGGTGACGGTGTTGCAGACCAGCGACAGCGACTACTCCCTCAGCGTCCTCGTCCCCGAGGCGGAGACGAATCGGGCGGTTCGGTTGCTACACGACCGGTTCGGATTGGCGGAGGTCCGATGA
- a CDS encoding DUF433 domain-containing protein: MDYHQIITADPGKRGGRPCVRGMRISVSDVLGWLSSGMSHGEIIEDFPELTEEDIRACLAYAADRERRLIADHG; this comes from the coding sequence ATCGACTACCATCAAATCATCACCGCCGATCCGGGCAAGCGCGGAGGACGACCTTGCGTTCGAGGAATGCGCATCAGCGTTTCCGACGTTTTGGGTTGGCTTTCGTCTGGAATGTCGCACGGAGAAATCATAGAGGACTTTCCTGAGTTAACCGAGGAAGACATCCGTGCTTGTTTGGCCTATGCCGCCGACCGAGAACGTCGTCTGATTGCCGATCACGGATGA
- a CDS encoding beta strand repeat-containing protein codes for MFLLASVGFGQGPAPSSLTFNPASVVGSKNSIATLTLSGPAPAGGLVVTLSDDSPSANEPASVTVPAGQKSTVFNVSTVAVPTDTNVTITATAGASSAQGVLTITAPRMVSLTASPTTILGGAKTTITATISSVAPAGGFTLSIASNNSAVIPASTITILAGGTSRALTLTSASVPANTLVTLSTGLNGSIVSTGVTVLGVSLASLSVSPTSVVGGNSATVTATLTNEVPPGTTFVFTPSSSSPSISVPASVSVVAGASSATYTATTVPVATNLSATLSASAGGATVSTPFSVTAPTLVSFSYSPTTIAGGGATTGTITISSAAPAGGLPIALTIDKTVASVPASVSVPAGATTCTFTSKSAAVAADVTATATAKLNGASLQAQFKITAPTLISLGFSPPGVSGGVSSTGTATISSPAPKGGLVVALKVDKPAASVPASVTVLQGATSASFVATTTPVAADTVVTGTATLAGISQTAQLTVRFSGLVSLTMSPSSVNGGASSTGTVTLASPAPAGGTLVNLSSNVSAVVTPSSVTIPEGQSSATFTAVTSQVAGDTTATITATAAGTTVSGTLTVVSYKMVSLEFSPTTVVGGSSSVGTVTISAPAPAGGILIALSKDKPAVTVPSTVSVAEGATTATFTATTVAVASDVTANVTGSFSGTSATGPLKLSAPTISSFAFSPNSVTGGQSSTGTVTLSSAAATGGVAVALASNSSAVPVPSSVTVPAGATSVTFNVTTTSVSADTTGTVTATLNGANTTAQLGVTAPSITSIVFSPNSVVGGVNSTGTMTLLHAAPAGGETITIASSKPSVRVPASVFVPAGATKVTFRARTSPVLANLSAVVTATLNGESTSGTLTVKAPTITSVTVSPSSITLGTPGVITVTISSPAPHGYFAVSFLPAGDALGTPAPLLIPAGQTVGHTMLPTNALNSLASTPATATISASLNNVNTKSNSFTLTAPALTAQLTSQVSELRGGTSTPGFVSTNIKAGGLKFTLTSSDPAAVGVPSTVTIPTGSHVVAFTITTSAVATSKTVTVTATANGVSATEDIYVQGPAYLDAFPTGGKIGLQNPAPAGGLTFSLSSSSGVMTVPSTVTIPAGATSASYAATSANVDSDTVVTVSATLNGTTLTRDVLLRPTSFIVQVIPSELTGGSQAVLKVILSSPAPAGGSVLQINSSSASGGLPFSVTVPEGQTQASVLFTTSPVSFVTPVTITPSGDFPQPVTMYLDPAPTDLGERVFFEAGATLQAGSGGLSPGVGIYSVNMDGTNVQTYSNTAHLLDVSLDGSVILADDGSSSYTFIDALSGATAPGPPRTVGTTSLTNPKFFPDGRSLLFQADATTMGIYDMSTGIITSLVPMGGSILSYSVLADGDFYVQVADGAFSDLYRVQGGSPAQIINGFAGNLDAAPGRPAASLMLISKKLSVGTWQAYSLNGTQTTALISSTAYTQVSAFNYFDPVGTFDGNAFSVWSDQGGIVGIYSLDNQKPLRILFSASGLGNPIFRIIPIIP; via the coding sequence AAGAATTCCATTGCGACCTTGACGCTCTCTGGTCCCGCACCGGCGGGTGGCCTCGTCGTCACGCTTTCCGATGACAGCCCGAGTGCCAACGAACCAGCCAGCGTCACGGTCCCGGCTGGCCAAAAGAGTACGGTGTTTAACGTTTCGACGGTTGCGGTACCAACCGACACGAACGTGACGATTACGGCGACCGCAGGTGCGAGTTCGGCGCAGGGCGTGCTCACGATCACGGCTCCCCGAATGGTCTCGTTAACCGCCTCGCCAACGACGATTCTGGGCGGAGCGAAGACCACTATCACCGCAACCATTTCCAGCGTCGCGCCAGCCGGCGGATTCACGCTGAGTATCGCATCGAACAACTCCGCCGTGATCCCGGCATCTACGATCACGATTTTGGCCGGAGGAACCTCTCGGGCGCTTACGTTGACGAGCGCCTCGGTGCCCGCTAATACGCTAGTGACTTTGTCCACCGGTCTGAACGGATCGATCGTCTCGACCGGAGTCACCGTACTTGGCGTTTCGCTGGCGTCGCTCTCGGTCTCTCCCACGAGTGTAGTGGGTGGCAACAGTGCAACGGTCACCGCGACTCTCACCAACGAGGTTCCGCCTGGAACAACGTTCGTTTTCACCCCTTCCAGCAGCAGCCCATCGATCAGCGTCCCGGCCTCCGTAAGCGTGGTAGCCGGAGCGTCGAGCGCCACCTACACGGCCACGACCGTTCCCGTCGCGACAAACCTCTCGGCCACGTTATCCGCCAGTGCCGGTGGAGCTACCGTGAGCACTCCATTCTCGGTCACCGCCCCAACGCTGGTTTCGTTTTCGTATAGTCCGACGACGATTGCCGGCGGCGGCGCGACCACCGGAACCATTACGATTTCAAGTGCCGCCCCGGCCGGCGGACTGCCGATAGCTTTAACCATCGACAAAACCGTAGCGTCGGTTCCGGCGTCGGTAAGCGTTCCCGCCGGTGCGACCACTTGCACTTTTACGTCGAAAAGCGCAGCCGTCGCGGCCGACGTCACCGCAACCGCAACCGCCAAGTTGAACGGAGCTTCTCTTCAGGCTCAGTTTAAGATCACCGCGCCCACTCTGATCAGCCTAGGCTTCTCGCCGCCGGGCGTCTCGGGTGGAGTCTCCTCCACCGGCACGGCGACGATATCGAGCCCCGCGCCCAAGGGAGGACTTGTAGTCGCCCTCAAGGTAGACAAACCCGCGGCATCCGTTCCTGCTTCCGTGACGGTCCTTCAGGGAGCGACGAGCGCCAGCTTTGTGGCAACGACGACGCCCGTCGCCGCCGACACGGTGGTGACCGGTACCGCGACCTTGGCCGGAATATCCCAGACGGCCCAGTTGACGGTCCGTTTTTCGGGATTGGTTTCATTGACGATGTCGCCCAGCTCCGTTAACGGCGGCGCTAGCTCTACGGGCACGGTTACGTTGGCCAGTCCGGCGCCGGCGGGTGGAACGCTCGTGAACCTGTCCTCGAACGTGTCTGCCGTCGTGACTCCTTCCTCGGTAACGATCCCTGAAGGTCAATCTTCGGCTACCTTTACGGCGGTCACGAGTCAGGTAGCCGGCGACACGACCGCGACGATAACGGCCACCGCCGCTGGAACAACGGTTTCTGGGACCCTGACGGTGGTTTCCTACAAGATGGTCTCGCTGGAGTTTAGCCCTACGACCGTAGTCGGAGGCTCCAGTTCGGTCGGCACCGTTACGATTTCTGCTCCGGCTCCCGCCGGGGGAATCCTCATTGCGCTTAGCAAAGACAAGCCGGCTGTCACCGTGCCTTCTACGGTGTCGGTTGCGGAAGGAGCAACCACCGCAACCTTTACCGCCACCACGGTGGCGGTCGCTTCCGACGTTACCGCGAACGTCACGGGCAGCTTTAGTGGAACCTCGGCTACCGGGCCACTGAAACTCAGCGCGCCCACCATCTCCTCGTTTGCTTTCTCCCCTAATTCGGTGACCGGTGGTCAGTCGTCGACCGGAACGGTCACGCTTTCTAGTGCGGCGGCAACGGGCGGAGTAGCGGTTGCTCTCGCAAGCAACAGCTCGGCCGTTCCGGTTCCTTCGAGCGTCACAGTGCCCGCCGGCGCGACGAGCGTTACGTTCAACGTTACGACCACGTCGGTCTCGGCGGATACCACGGGAACCGTAACCGCCACTCTCAATGGCGCGAATACGACGGCTCAACTCGGAGTTACCGCTCCCTCTATTACGTCGATCGTGTTCTCGCCCAACAGTGTCGTGGGCGGCGTGAACTCTACCGGGACAATGACCTTGCTGCATGCGGCTCCCGCCGGTGGCGAAACGATCACGATCGCTTCGAGCAAGCCTTCAGTGCGCGTTCCAGCGTCGGTGTTCGTTCCCGCGGGTGCGACGAAGGTTACATTCCGTGCGCGGACCTCGCCTGTGCTCGCCAACCTTTCTGCCGTGGTTACGGCAACTTTGAACGGCGAATCGACGTCCGGAACTTTGACGGTTAAGGCGCCCACGATCACTTCGGTGACCGTCTCGCCATCCAGTATCACTCTGGGAACCCCAGGGGTTATCACCGTTACGATATCGAGCCCGGCGCCCCACGGATACTTTGCGGTCAGCTTCCTTCCCGCCGGCGATGCTTTGGGAACGCCGGCCCCGCTCCTAATTCCCGCGGGTCAAACGGTTGGGCATACGATGCTCCCAACCAACGCTCTGAACTCGCTAGCGAGCACCCCGGCGACCGCGACGATCTCTGCGAGCCTCAATAACGTAAATACCAAGAGCAATTCGTTCACTCTGACGGCGCCCGCGCTTACCGCCCAACTGACCTCTCAGGTTTCCGAGCTGAGAGGTGGAACCTCGACTCCTGGGTTCGTCAGCACCAACATCAAGGCGGGCGGCCTCAAATTCACGCTAACCAGCAGTGACCCGGCGGCGGTAGGCGTGCCTTCAACCGTGACGATCCCAACGGGCTCTCATGTTGTCGCTTTCACCATCACCACATCCGCCGTCGCCACCAGTAAAACCGTCACGGTGACGGCCACGGCGAACGGCGTATCGGCCACCGAAGACATCTACGTTCAAGGACCGGCCTATTTGGATGCATTCCCGACCGGTGGGAAGATCGGATTGCAGAATCCGGCGCCTGCCGGCGGCCTTACATTCAGCCTGAGCAGTTCGAGCGGGGTCATGACCGTCCCATCGACGGTGACGATTCCTGCGGGTGCTACGAGCGCAAGTTACGCCGCTACATCCGCAAACGTCGATTCGGACACCGTCGTGACCGTGTCGGCAACTCTTAATGGCACCACGCTAACTCGCGACGTATTACTGCGGCCGACATCCTTTATTGTCCAGGTTATTCCGAGTGAACTTACCGGAGGATCTCAGGCCGTCCTAAAGGTCATTCTGAGCTCGCCCGCTCCTGCCGGCGGTTCAGTCCTCCAAATCAACAGCTCGTCGGCGAGCGGTGGTCTTCCGTTCTCCGTTACGGTTCCGGAGGGGCAGACCCAAGCCTCGGTCCTGTTCACGACCAGCCCGGTTTCTTTCGTTACTCCGGTGACGATCACTCCTTCCGGCGACTTCCCCCAGCCGGTCACGATGTACCTAGATCCAGCCCCAACGGATCTCGGAGAGCGAGTGTTCTTCGAAGCTGGCGCCACCCTCCAGGCCGGTTCTGGCGGGCTAAGTCCGGGCGTGGGGATCTACTCCGTGAATATGGACGGAACCAACGTTCAAACCTACTCCAACACCGCCCACCTGCTAGACGTTAGCTTGGACGGGTCCGTGATTCTTGCCGACGATGGGTCGTCCTCGTACACGTTCATCGACGCTCTTTCGGGGGCTACCGCGCCTGGACCTCCGCGCACCGTTGGAACGACCTCGCTTACCAATCCGAAATTCTTCCCGGATGGGCGGAGCCTGCTGTTCCAGGCAGATGCGACGACCATGGGCATCTACGACATGAGCACCGGGATCATAACGTCCTTAGTGCCGATGGGAGGGTCGATCCTGTCTTACTCCGTTCTCGCAGATGGTGATTTCTACGTGCAAGTAGCCGATGGAGCCTTCAGTGACCTCTATCGAGTGCAGGGCGGATCACCGGCGCAGATCATCAATGGTTTCGCCGGCAATCTAGACGCGGCGCCCGGGCGGCCTGCCGCGTCGCTCATGCTGATATCGAAGAAACTAAGCGTGGGGACTTGGCAGGCATACAGCCTTAACGGAACTCAGACGACCGCGCTTATATCAAGCACGGCCTACACCCAAGTTTCCGCGTTCAACTACTTCGATCCGGTTGGTACGTTCGATGGCAACGCGTTCAGCGTCTGGTCGGATCAAGGCGGAATCGTCGGTATCTATTCCCTGGACAATCAAAAGCCGCTACGAATCCTATTCTCGGCGTCTGGGCTCGGGAACCCGATCTTCAGGATCATCCCTATTATTCCCTAG